A genomic segment from Spinacia oleracea cultivar Varoflay chromosome 3, BTI_SOV_V1, whole genome shotgun sequence encodes:
- the LOC130469948 gene encoding uncharacterized protein, translating to MHKKRNNAETSNQQEYDKKPPYGGNSNGYGNGNGYGNGSGNGNGSGYSECPKRKGNNRQGHNGNNGSIGGGYGRNSNNNANGHTNNGNAGATNTNQNNGNGRTSNGWIYVMNQNEASINANVVTGTFLVNSKPAYLLFDSGVSHSFVSTSFVSKNALKPSSSCQANIVIPSGEVVLCKSLYQNIPINVAGTELPADLIQFNLTDFDVILGIDWLSKYRARIECRTQKVSLRGPKGNRISYQGVVSKPELSIVSSMTFHSYIRKGYPIYLCHVQDVNVEEKVIEQIPVVREFQDVFPEEIPGMPPARELDFKIDLVPGTGAISKAPYRMAPAEMKDAVRGVA from the exons ATGCACAAGAAGAGAAATAATGCTGAAACCTCCAACCAGCAAGAGTATGACAAGAAACCTCCCTATGGAGGAAATAGTAATGGCTATGGCAATGGAAATGGCTATGGGAATGGAAGTGGCAATGGTAATGGCAGTGGCTACAG TGAATGTCCCAAGAGGAAGGGGAATAATCGCCAAGGTCATAATGGAAACAATGGTAGCATTGGAGGCGGCTATGGAAGGAACTCGAACAACAATGCCAATGGGCATACCAACAATGGTAATGCTGGAGCAACAAACACTAACCAGAACAATGGCAATGGGAGGACCAGCAATGGATGGATATATGTCATGAACCAGAATGAGGCTAGCATCAATGCCAACGTTGTGACGGGTACTTTTCTAGTTAACTCTAAGCCTGCTTACTTACTTTTTGATTCAGGGGTGTCTCATTCTTTTGTATCCACTTCTTTTGTGAGTAAAAACGCATTGAAACCTTCATCGTCGTGTCAAGCCAATATAGTGATACCATCTGGGGAAGTTGTGCTTTGTAAATCCCTATACCAGAACATTCCTATTAATGTAGCTGGGACTGAGTTACCTGCAGACCTTATCCAGTTTAACCTGACTGAttttgatgtaatcttgggaataGATTGGCTTAGTAAGTACAGGGCTAGAATTGAGTGTCGCACCCAGAAAGTGTCTCTTAGGGGGCCAAAGGGGAATAGAATTTCTTACCAGGGAGTTGTGTCTAAGCCTGAACTCAGTATTGTGTCATCCATGACTTTTCATTCTTATATTAGGAAAGGTTACCCCATATACTTGTGCCATGTGCAAGATGTGAATGTAGAAGAGAAAGTCATAGAACAGATTCCAGTAGTAAGAGAATTTCAAGATGTATTCCCAGAAGAAATCCCAGGGATGCCACCAGCTAGGGAGTTggatttcaaaatagatttagtgcctggaacagGAGCTATTTCCAAGGCACCATATAGGATGGCACCCGCAGAGATGAAGGATGCAGTTAGAGGAGTTGCTTGA